A single window of Onychomys torridus chromosome 8, mOncTor1.1, whole genome shotgun sequence DNA harbors:
- the Hand1 gene encoding heart- and neural crest derivatives-expressed protein 1, which yields MNLVGSYAHHHHHHHPHPAHPMLHEPFLFGPASRCHQERPYFQSWLLSPADAVPDFSAGGPPPTTAVAAAAYGPDVRPGQSPGRLEALGGRLPRRKGSGPKKERRRTESINSAFAELRECIPNVPADTKLSKIKTLRLATSYIAYLMDVLAKDAQAGDPEAFKAELKKADGGRESKRKRELPQHEGFPPALGPGEKRIKGRTGWPQQVWALELNQ from the exons ATGAACCTCGTGGGTAGCTACgcgcaccatcaccaccatcaccacccacacCCGGCGCACCCCATGCTCCACGAACCCTTCCTCTTTGGTCCGGCCTCCCGCTGCCACCAGGAGCGGCCTTACTTCCAGAGCTGGCTGCTGAGCCCTGCTGATGCTGTCCCAGATTTCTCTGCCGGCGGGCCACCACCTACCACCGCGGTAGCGGCGGCTGCCTATGGTCCCGATGTCAGGCCAGGTCAGAGCCCAGGTCGGCTGGAGGCACTCGGAGGCCGCCTGCCCAGACGAAAGGGCTCAGGACCCAAGAAGGAGCGGAGGCGCACAGAGAGCATTAACAGCGCATTCGCCGAGCTGCGTGAGTGCATCCCCAATGTGCCCGCGGACACCAAGCTCTCCAAGATCAAGACTCTGCGCCTGGCCACCAGCTACATCGCCTACTTGATGGATGTGCTGGCCAAGGATGCACAAGCGGGTGACCCCGAGGCCTTCAAGGCTGAACTCAAAAAGGCGGATGGCGGCCGGGAGAGCAAGCGGAAAAGGGAGTTG CCTCAGCACGAAGGCTTTCCTCCTGCCCTGGGGCCAGGCGAGAAGAGGATTAAAGGGCGCACCGGCTGGCCTCAGCAAGTCTGGGCGCTGGAGCTAAATCAGTGA